A part of Gadus morhua chromosome 17, gadMor3.0, whole genome shotgun sequence genomic DNA contains:
- the dysf gene encoding dysferlin isoform X9: MLRCVLQRAYNLRHSDPLAGVTFRGTKKKTKVVKNNPNPVWNEGFEWDLKGIPLDSAAEIHCVVKDHEKMGRNRFLGESRVSLRDVLNSPNLAACFTVSLMDTKRNNTGATLSLQVSYIPPPGAAPIYQPPAQPEPSHYSNPHVELDTITMISMDTMGEEDTESMLMLEPSEEQGLDDGGRSLVDSGPQGPQGRETPTAQTPKRPPPSYKAQAGLRKRRRGAGSQNRALPNKPQDLQVRVRIIEGRQLPGINIQPVVKVTVAGQTKRTCIRKGNNPVFDETFFLNFFESPSDLFDEPIFITVCDSRMLRHDAVIGEFKLDVGTVYSEHRHCFMRKWLLLSDPDDLSAGVKGYVKVSLLVLAAGDEPPADQKECVEEKEDIEGNLLRPAGLTLRGAQFSLRVFRAEDLPQMDDAFMDGMRQILGFDSNRKNLVDPLVEVHFAGKTICTKVLEKSANPQWNQCLSMPIRFPSMCEKMRLRVLDWDRASHNDIIGTAHLCMSKISAPGGEIDDEPSSRSLQSAMDDSLGFLPTFGPSWVNLYGSPREFHTFNDPHHTLNLGKGEGVSYRGRVLVELNTKLVERLEQRTEDIPSDDLLVVEKFLRKRKFSLFAAFYSATLLQDVDDAVQFEVSIGNYGNKFDYTCLPLASTTQFSRAVFDGCHYYYLPWGNVKPVVVLSSEWEDIRPRIEALNMLLHITNNLESNLRRVQLLVKAATDLEEVELAVVDLLDQVITDCSQELPSLDQWPCVTPLDKSLRNLRCLHLQQVLSGAQSLKHGPATDLSSVLELAQDWAARLRSLAEEPQNSIPDIVIWMMQGDQRVAYHRIPAHSVLFSHSHPGEHCGELQTVFLKYPQGTGAEAKLPGQLRVKVWFGLAADVKHFNQYAEGKLSVFAETYENQTRLALVGSWGTTGLTSPKFSDVTGRLKLPKESFKPSPGWSWAGDWFICPEKTMLYDTDAGHMTFTEEVFETQMRLPGGQWIGMPEGYTDVNGEKAVPKEEVEPPPGWVWDEVEWSEDLNRAVDDQGWEYGITIPPDRRPKSWVPAEKMYHTNRRRRWTRLRSRDLTSMAALRQQRPDDSEREGWEYSSLFGWRFHLKPKKTDSFRRRRWRCRMEPLEKTGPAAIFALECSLSSIEDRSDEKSVTTTFGVNRPTISCFFQSGTRYQLRCYLYQARDLPSMDKDSFSDAYAIVSFLQQSQRTVTVRNCLNPCWDQTLIFYQLDVFGDPASTLATPPRIVIELFDQDSYGADEYMGRCVCEPSVSPSPRLAWFPIRRGDRDAGELLAAFELIRRDQPAIHHIPGQDGDFSASHIFEELLLPGVPSENLQQLPEDSDLPCLPPQREPNVFMVPQSIKPALRRTAIEILAWGVRNLKSFQMASVSCPSLQVECGGVVVQSCVIRSMKKKPNFDVNTLLIDVRLPVEELYMPPIVIKVIDNRQFGRKPVVGQCTIRCLDDFRCEPQEELEEQEEETGDMALTPRDDILIDIDDKEPLIPGQFTDGTSSAIINLASSRTSLHEEEFMDWWSKFYASTGETSRCGTYLEKGLDTLQVYDWELERVDAFGGLSDFCQTFKLYRGKTQEEGQDPSLVGEFKGMFRIYPLPGDASSPMPPRQFTQLPSSGVEDCVVRVYVIQAHDLQPKDSNGKCDPYVKISLGKKTISDQDNYVPCTLEPVFGKLYELTCTLPLEKDLRVALFDYDMLSKDEKIGETVIDLENRFLSRHGARCGLPSTYCTSGVNVWRDQQSPSQLLSRVCERRGLRRPVYQRDRLTFRGRQYTAADLDDGKPLNPHLGPLMERLSLLILRGLGLIPEHVETRPLYSPLQPEIQQGRLMMWVDVFPKSLGPPGPPFNITQRKAKKFFLRCIIWNTVDVILDDVSISGEKMSDIYVKGWLHGHEHNKQKTDVHYRSLGGEGNFNYRLLFPFHYLPAEQLCFVDRKEHFWSVDKTEKKIAPKLTIQIWDNDKFSFDDYLGHLEMDLNSMLRPAKSSVKCGLAMLQQAADQRVSLFQQKSVKGWWPCSCQLNGATTLAGKVEMSLEVVSEEEQEERPAGVGRDEPNMNPHLEEPKRPDTSFLWFSSPYKTMRFILWTRFKWFILLFIILFLVFLFFGVFLYSFPNYAAMKMVGPFGPAKAAQ; the protein is encoded by the exons GCACCAAGAAAAAGACCAAGGTTGTCAAGAACAACCCTAACCCAGTGTGGAATGAG GGTTTTGAGTGGGACCTGAAGGGAATTCCTCTGGATTCCGCAGCAGAGATCCACTGTGTGGTTAAAGACCACGAGAAGATGGGGAGGAACag GTTCCTGGGTGAGAGCAGGGTGTCTCTCAGGGATGTCCTCAACTCTCCAAACCTGGCGGCTTGCTTCACCGTGTCCCTGATGGACACCAAGAGGAACAACACTgga GCCACACTAAGCCTGCAGGTTTCCTACATCCCTCCCCCCGGAGCAGCGCCCATCTACCAGCCTCCCGCCCAGCCTGAGCCCTCCCACTACAGCAACCCCCACGTAGAGCTGGACACCATCACAA tGATCTCCATGGACAccatgggggaggaggacacaGAGAGCATGCTGATGCTGGAGCCCAGCGAGGAGCAGGGCCTGGACGACGGGGGCCGCTCCCTGGTGGActcgggcccccaggggccccagggCAGGGAGACCCCCACCGCCCAAACCCCCAagagacccccaccctcctaCAAAGCCCAGGCCggcctgaggaagaggaggaggggggccggcAGCCAGAACAGAGCCCTCCCCAACAAGCCCCAGgacctgcag gtgCGTGTCCGGATCATCGAGGGGAGACAGTTGCCGGGCATCAATATCCAACCAGTCGTCAAGGTAACCGTTGCCGGGCAGACCAAGAGGACCTGCATTCGTAAGGGGAACAACCCTGTGTTTGATGAG accttCTTCCTGAACTTCTTTGAGTCACCCTCCGACCTGTTTGACGAGCCAATCTTCATCACC GTGTGTGACTCTCGCATGCTGAGGCATGATGCTGTCATTGGAGAATTTAAG CTGGATGTGGGGACAGTCTACAGTGAGCACA GACACTGCTTCATGAGGAAGTGGCTGCTGCTCAGTGACCCTGACGACCTCTCggcaggggtcaaaggttacgTGAAGGTCAGCCTGTTGGTGCTGGCGGCGGGAGACGAACCCCCG gcggaCCAGAAGGAGtgtgtggaggagaaggaggacatcGAGGGGAACCTCCTGAGACCGGCCGGTCTGACCCTCAGAGGAGCACAGTTCTCCCTCAGAGTCTTCAGAGCTGAAGACCTCCCTCAGA tGGACGATGCCTTCATGGACGGGATGAGGCAGATCCTGGGCTTCGACAGCAACAGGAAGAATCTCGTTGACCCGCTGGTAGAGGTCCACTTTGCAGGCAAAACC ATCTGCACCAAAGTGCTGGAGAAGAGCGCCAACCCCCAGTGGAACCAGTGCCTGTCCATGCCCATCAGG TTTCCCTCCATGTGTGAGAAGATGAGGCTCAGAGTTCTCGACTG GGACCGGGCGAGTCACAATGACATCATCGGCACCGCCCACCTGTGCATGTCCAAGATATCAGCCCCTGGCGGAGAGATCGATG ATGAGCCGTCTTCTAGGAGTCTCCAGTCTGCCA tggACGACAGTCTGGGTTTCCTGCCAACCTTCGGGCCCAGCTGGGTCAACCTGTACGGGAGTCCGAGAGAGTTCCACACCTTCAACGACCCCCACCACACCCTCAACCTGGGGAAG GGTGAGGGCGTGTCGTACCGCGGCCGTGTCCTGGTGGAGCTGAACACCAAGCTGGTGGAGCGGCTGGAGCAGAGGACGGAGGACATCCCCTCAGATGacctgctggtggtggag aagttcctgaggaagaggaagttcTCTCTGTTCGCGGCGTTCTACTCCGCCACGCTCCTTCAGGACGTAGACGACGCCGTCCAATTCGAGGTCAGCATCGGTAACTACGGCAACAAGTTTGACTACACCTGTCTGCCGCTGGCTTCCACCACCCAGTTCAGCCGCGCTGTGTTTGACg GTTGTCACTACTACTACCTGCCGTGGGGTAACGTAAAGCCAGTGGTGGTCTTGTCGTCAGAATGGGAGGACATCAGACCCAGGATAGAAGCTCTCAACATGCTGCTGCACATCACAAACAACCTG GAGTCCAACCTGCGGCGGGTCCAGCTGCTGGTGAAGGCTGCGACtgacctggaggaggtggagctagCTGTGGTCGACCTGTTGGATCAGGTCATCACTGACTGCAG CCAGGAGCTGCCGTCTCTGGACCAGTGGCCGTGTGTGACCCCTCTGGACAAGTCGCTGCGTAACCTGCGCTGCCTCCACCTGCAGCAGGTGCTGTCGGGGGCCCAGAGCCTGAAGCACGGCCCCGCCACAGACCTGTCCTCCGTGCTGGAGCTGGCCCAGGACTGGGCCGCACGCCTCCGCTCCCTGGCTgaggag cctcaGAACAGTATTCCAGACATCGTGATCTGGATGATGCAGGGGGACCAGCGCGTGGCGTACCACCGCATCCCCGCCCACTCGGTGCTCTTCTCCCACTCCCACCCCGGGGAGCACTGCGGAGAGCTGCAGACCGTCTTCCTCAAG tatCCCCAGGGAACAGGAGCAGAGGCCAAGCTTCCTGGGCAGCTGAGAGTGAAAGTCTGGTTCGGATTGGCTGCGGACGTCAAGCATTTCAACCAATACGCTGAGGGCAAGCTGTCCGTGTTCGCAGAGACG TATGAGAACCAGACCCGGCTGGCCCTGGTGGGCAGCTGGGGGACCACGGGACTCACCTCCCCCAAGTTCAGTGACGTGACGGGCCGCCTGAAGCTGCCCAAGGAGAGCTTCAAGCCCTCCCCGGGCTGGAGCTGGGCGggggactggttcatctgcccCGAGAAgac GATGCTGTATGACACGGACGCAGGTCACATGACCTTCACAGAGGAAGTGTTTGAGACCCAGATGCGGTTGCCCGGGGGACAGTGGATCGGGATGCCGGAAGGGTACACAGATGTG AACGGGGAGAAGGCGGTGcctaaggaggaggtggagccccCTCCTGGCTGGGTGTGGGACGAGGTGGAGTGGAGCGAGGACCTCAACAGAGCTGTGGATGACCAag GCTGGGAGTACGGCATCACCATCCCCCCGGACCGCCGACCTAAGTCCTGGGTCCCCGCCGAGAAGATGTACCACAccaaccgccgccgccgctggacACGCCTCCGCAGCCGCGACCTCACCAGCATGGCCGCCCTccgacag CAGCGTCCAGACGACTCTGAGCGGGAGGGCTGGGAGTACTCCTCTCTGTTCGGGTGGAGGTTCCACCTGAAGCCCAAGAAGACGGACtccttcaggaggaggaggtggaggtgtcgCATGGAGCCCCTGGAGAAGACCGGCCCCGCCGCCATCTTTGCTCTGGAGTGTTCCCTG AGCTCCATTGAGGACAGGAGCGATGAGAAGTCTGTCACCACCACCTTCGGAGTCAACAGACCCACCATCTCCTGCTTCTTTCAGA gtggGACGAGGTACCAGCTCAGGTGTTACCTGTACCAGGCGAGAGACCTGCCATCCATGGACAAGGACAGCTTCTCAG ACGCCTATGCCATCGTGTCCTTCCTGCAGCAGTCCCAGCGCACGGTGACGGTGAGGAACTGCCTGAACCCCTGCTGGGACCAGACGCTCATCTTCTACCAGCTCGATGTGTTCGGAGACCCCGCCTCCaccctggccacgccccctcgcATCGTGATCGAGCTATTCGATCAGGACTCCTAC GGGGCTGATGAGTACATggggcgctgtgtgtgtgagccctcggtaagcccctccccccgcctggCCTGGTTCCCTATTCGCCGAGGGGACAGAGACGCTGGCGAGCTATTGGCTGCCTTCGAGCTCATCCGGAGAGATCAG CCAGCGATTCATCATATCCCAGGTCAAGAT ggggaCTTTTCGGCCTCCCATATCTTTGAGGAG TTGCTCCTGCCAGGTGTCCCATCTGAAAACCTGCAGCaattg CCGGAGGACTCTGACCTGCCGTGCCTGCCCCCCCAGAGAGAGCCCAACGTCTTCATGGTCCCCCAAAGCATCAAACCAGCCCTGAGGAGGACCGCTATAGAG ATCTTGGCGTGGGGCGTGAGGAACCTGAAGAGCTTCCAGATGGCCAGCGTTTCCTGCCCCAGCCTGCAGGTGGAGTGTGGGGGCGTGGTCGTCCAGAGCTGCGTCATCCGCAGCATGAAGAAGAAGCCCAACTTTGACGTCAACACCCTCCTCATCGACGTG AGActcccggtggaggagctgtacATGCCCCCCATCGTCATCAAGGTGATAGACAACCGTCAGTTTGGCAGGAAGCCGGTGGTGGGCCAGTGCACCATCCGCTGCCTGGACGACTTCCGCTGTGAGccccaggaggagctggaggagcaggaggaggagacag GTGACATGGCCTTGACTCCCCGTGATGACATCCTGATTGACATCGATGACAAAGAGCCTCTCATACCTGGACAG tttacaGATGGGACCAGCTCTGCCATCATTAATCTTGCCTCCTCTCGCACTAGTCTTCAT gaggaggagttcatGGACTGGTGGAGTAAGTTCTACGCCTCCACCGGAGAGACCAGCAGATGCGGAACCTACCTGGAGAAGGGCCTGGACACCCTgcag gTGTACGACTGGGAGCTGGAGCGGGTGGACGCGTTCGGCGGTCTCTCAGACTTCTGCCAGACCTTCAAGCTGTACCGCGGGAAGACCCAAGAGGAAGGACAGGACCCCTCCCTGGTGGGGGAGTTCAag ggtaTGTTTAGGATCTACCCCCTGCCCGGTGACGCCTCCAGCCCCATGCCCCCCAGACAGTTCACCCAGCTGCCCTCCAGTGGTGTGGAGGACTGTGTGGTCCGGGTCTACGTCATACAGGCCCACGACCTGCAGCCGAAGGACTCCAACGggaag tGTGACCCCTACGTCAAGATCAGTCTGGGGAAGAAGACCATCAGTGACCAGGACAACTACGTTCCCTGTACCCTGGAACCTGTGTTTGGAAA GCTGTATGAGCTGACGTGCACGCTGCCTCTGGAGAAGGACCTGCGGGTGGCGCTGTTTGACTACGACATGCTGAGCAAAGACGAGAAGATCGGAGAGACCGTCATCGACCTGGAGAACCGCTTCCTGTCCCGCCACGGAGCCCGCTGCGGTCTGCCAAGCACATACTGCAC gtcggGGGTGAACGTGTGGCGGGACCAGCAGAGTCCCAGCCAGCTGCTGTCCAGGGTGTGTGAGAGGCGGGGCCTAAGACGACCCGTCTACCAGCGAGACCGTCTCACCTTCAGGGGCCGGCAGTACACGGCTGCAGACctag atgATGGTAAGCCTCTGAACCCCCACCTCGGACCCCTGATGGAGAGACTGTCTCTCCTCATCCTGAGGGgcctgggtttgattcccgaaCACGTTGAGACCAGACCACTGTACAGCCCTCTGCAGCCAGAGATACAGcag GGGAGGCTGATGATGTGGGTGGATGTGTTCCCCAAGTCCCTCGGACCCCCTGGACCGCCGTTCAACATCACCCAGCGCAAAGCCAAgaa GTTCTTTCTGCGCTGCATCATCTGGAACACCGTCGACGTCATCCTGGACGACGTCAGCATCAGTGGAGAGAAGATGAGTGACATCTATGTCAAGGG gtggcTTCACGGGCACGAGCACAACAAGCAGAAAACAGACGTGCACTACCGCTCGCTGGGAGGAGAAGGAAACTTCAACTACCgactcctcttccccttccacTACCTGCCCGCTGAACAGCTCTGCTTTGTCGATAGGAag gaaCACTTCTGGAGTGTGGATAAGACGGAGAAGAAGATTGCTCCTAAACTCACCATCCAGATCTGGGACAATGACAAGTTCTCCTTTGACGATTACCTTG GTCACCTGGAGATGGACCTGAACAGCATGCTGCGGCCGGCCAAGAGCTCGGTGAAGTGCGGGCTGGCGATGCTGCAGCAGGCGGCCGACCAACGCGTCTCGCTGTTCCAGCAGAAGAGCGTGAAGGGCTGGTGGCCGTGCAGCTGCCAGCTCAACGGGGCGACCACACTCGct